The sequence TGTACTGGCGCGTGACCTGCTCATGCACCAGCTCGCTGATGCGCGCCATGGCCTGATGGGGCAACAGGCCGTCGGCGCCGGCTTGTTCGCGGGCGAAGGTGATCTGCTTCTTCAGGCCGGCGACGCGGATCTCGAAGAATTCGTCGAGGTTGCTGGAGAAGATCAGCAGGAACTTCAGACGTTCGAGCAACGGATAGGACTCATCCAGCGCCTGCTCCAGCACGCGGATATTGAACTGCAACTGGGACAGTTCGCGGTGGATGTACAGGCTGCTGTCATCCAGGCTCGGCACCACCAGGGGTGCAACAACCGGTGCCGCGACCGGCACCGGTGCCGGCACCACTTCGGTGGCGGGCACCTCGGCGGCGGGCGGCTCCACCGGTACCTCGGTGGCTTCCTTCAGGGGTTCGAGCAAAGCGCTGGGATTGAGTCCTTCGGTGTTCATCTGCAGTTCCTGGGGGGAGCTCAGGCTCCCGTCTTGAGCATTTCTGCGGCGCGTACGGCGAAGTAGGTGAGGATGCCATCTGCGCCGGCGCGTTTGAAGGCCACCAGGGATTCCAGGATGACCGCGTCGCTGAGCCAGCCGTTCTGGATGGCCGCCATGTGCATGGCGTACTCACCACTGACCTGGTAGACAAAGGTTGGGACGCGGAATTCATCCTTCACCCGACGAACGATGTCGAGGTAGGGCATGCCCGGCTTGACCATCACCATGTCGGCACCTTCGGCCAGGTCCGCGGCCACTTCATGCAGGGCCTCGTCGCTGTTGGCCGGGTCCATCTGGTAGCTGGCCTTGTTGCCTTTGCCGAGGTTGGCGGCCGAGCCCACCGCGTCACGGAAGGGGCCGTAGTAGGCGCTGGCGTACTTGGCCGAGTAGGCCATGATGCGCACGTTGGGGTAGTCGGCCAGTTCCAGGGCTTCGCGGATGGCCTGGATGCGGCCGTCCATCATGTCCGAGGGGGCCACCACCTGGGCGCCGGCTGCGGCATGGGACAGCGCTTGCTTGACCAGCGCATCGACGGTGATGTCGTTCTGCACATAGCCGCTGTCGTCGAGGATGCCGTCCTGGCCGTGGGTGGTGAAGGGGTCCAGGGCCACGTCGCTGATCACGCCGAGTTCCGGGAAACGCTCACGCAGGGCACGGATGGCGCGCTGGGCGATGCCGTCCGGGTTCCAGGCCTCGGCGCCGTCGAGGGATTTCTTCTCCAGCGGGGTCACCGGGAACAGCGCCAGCGCCGGAATGCCCAGCTCGACCCAGGCTTCTGCTTCCTTGAGCAGCAGGTCGATGGACAGACGCTCGACGCCGGGCATGGAGGGCACGGCTTCGCGACGGTTTTCGCCATCCAGCACGAACACCGGCAGGATCAGGTCGTCGACGGTCAGGACGTTCTCGCGCACCAGGCGCCGGGAGAAATCGTCACGACGGTTGCGGCGCAGACGGGTTGCGGGAAACAGGCGATTGGCGGGGGTAAAGCTCACAGCAGACTCCAGGGCCCGGAACGGACGCAGTGTGACAAATATAAGCGTCGATTATGACCGAATGGTAACAACGCGCGACAGCGACCCGTGGTCGCGTCGACTGGCGTAGCGCCACCTACGACGCAGGTTCGGGCATTGTCCGGGGTCAACCCAATGGCAATCGGCGCGGATCGGAGCTTTTCCCGGGGCGCCATCCCGGTTAGGCTGCGCGCTCATTTCGCTGCGCACCTCGACCATGCTGCAACAATTACTCCAGGACTACGGCTACTTCGCCCTCTTCCTCGGCACCTTCTTCGAGGGCGAGACGATCCTGGTCCTGGCCGGCTTTTTCGCGTTCCGCGGCTACATGGACATCAATGCCGTGGTGGCCACCGCCTTCTTCGGCAGCTACGCCGGCGACCAGCTCTGGTACTACATGGGCCGCCACAAGGGTCGCCAGATCCTCGCCCGCAAGCCGCGCTGGCAGGCCATGGGCGACCGCGCCCTGGACCATATCCGCCGCCATCCCGACCTGTGGGTCCTGAGCTTCCGCTTCGTCTACGGCCTGCGCACCGTGATGCCGGTGGCCATCGGCCTGTCCGGCTACCCGCCGCTGCGCTACCTGATCCTCAACGGCATCGGCGCGCTGATCTGGGCCCTGGCCCTGGGCTTCGCCGCCTATCACTTCGGCGCCGTGCTCGAAGGCATCCTGGGCAACCTCAAGCGCTACGAACTGATGGTCCTGGGTGGCCTGATGATCATCGGCTGCATCCTCTGGCTGAGGCGCCGCCTGCGCAACAACGGCAAGGGCGAGTAAACATCCACGTTCGTAGAACGTGGACTTGTCCCTGAGCTCTTCCTCGCGACGAAACTGACCACCGCGACGTAGCAACGTAGGATGGGTTGAGCCTGCGATACCCATGCTGTTTGTGGAAGCTAAGGACGTGGTTTCCCACGTTCAAATGAATCAGACCGCCAGCGCCGCCTCGCGGCGCGGCAGGCCGAACAGCGCGGCCAGGCTGACCAGGCTGTAGAGTGCCAGCAGCCCCCAGCCCAGCGCATTCATGGGCAGCATCCCCAGCGCGGCGCCCGCCCAGAACACCGGCCAGTTCAGCGCCAGCCGCAACAGCTCCACGGCACGCGCCCAAGGGCGGTTTTCCAGCCAGGCGCCGATCGCGAAGAGCCCGAAGGCCATCCAGCCCCAGGCCAGCAGCAAGCCCCCCAGGGACGCCGTATCGCCGGTGCCCAGCAACCAGGTACCCGCCACCACGTAGCCGGCGAACTGCACCCCGGCATACCACTTCTGTCCCAGGCCCAGGGGCACCTCGAACTTGCAGAAGCGCGACAGGTCCGGCTTGGCCTGTGGATAACGCGCGGCCACATCCGCCGGACGCCAGCCGGTGGGCATGAACCAGATACGCAGCTTGTCCCACCAGGAGGCGGCACGCGCCGCGTCGCGCCAGAGCTGCACGTAGAACTGCAGGTTGGCCCAGATCGGGTTCCAGCTGGCCAGCGGGGTGGTCACGCCGAAGATCACCGGCTCCTCGTCCAGCTCTTCCTGGAAGGTGCCGAACAGCCGGTCCCAGAGGATGAAGACGCCGCCGTAGTTGCGATCCATGTACACCGGGTTCTGTGCGTGGTGGACGCGGTGGTTCGACGGGGTGATGAAGACCCACTCGAACCAGCCGAGCTTGGGCACGTGACGGGTGTGCACCCAGAACTGGTAGAGCAGGTTCAGCGCGCCGACGCTGAGGAACACCAGGGGCGGCACGCCGGCGATCGCCATGGGCAGGTAGAAGATCCAGCCGAAGATGAAGCCGGTGCTGGTCTGGCGCAGGGCGGTGGAGAGGTTGTACTCCTCGCTCTGGTGGTGCACCGAGTGGGCCGCCCAGAGCACGTTGCGCTCATGGCCCAGGCGATGGTTCCAGTAGTAGCAGAAGTCGTAGAAGACGAAGGCGCCCAGCCAGACCCAGAGGCTCTGCGCCGACAGCTCGAAGAGCGCCAGCTGCTGCCAGGCGAAGGTATAGGTGAGCAGCCCGACCACCTTGGTCAACAGGCCGCTGGTGGTCGACAGCACGCCGGCGCTCAGGCTGTTCAGCGCATCGGCGGTGCGGTAGCTGCTCCTGCCACGCCAGCGATCGGCGATCAGCTCGAGGCCGATCAGCAGGAAGAAGAAAGGCACTGCGTAGAGTACGTAATTCATGGGGCAGCCTTGTCGTTATGCTTGTCCGATGACTCGCCGGTGGCGGCGCGCCGCTCGCAGCCCGTTTATCCGGCCTGCTAGGATTGCTCGATAGGATGCTACTCCCGCAGCCGGCCCAACCCCTCGGCATGGCGTGCCAACCCAAGCGGCATATGACGACAGCATGCGAAAACTCCTGAAACCCGTACTGATCGCCCTGCTCCTGCTGACCTGCGCGGCCCTGCTCGGGCTCTACCCCTATCGCGCCGCCCTGCTGCCGCAAACCGCCGACCTGACGGTGGCGGAGCAGCGCCTGGCTCCCCACCTCAGCTTCTTCACCCCACAAGATAGCGGCCCCTTCCCCACCGTGCTGGTGTTCCACGGCTGCAGCGGCCAGAGCCCACTGTTCGTGCGCAACGTCAAATCCTGGCTGTTGCAGGCCGGCTACGCCGTGATGTTCGTCGACAGCCACGCCGCGCGCGGCATCAAGGACTGGCGCCCGGTATGCGACGGCAAGCGCCTGTGGGGCAACGAGCGCGCCATCGACGTCTACGCCGCCCTGGCCGTGGCCCGCGAAAACCCCGCCATCGACGCCACCCGCCTGGCCCTGCTGGGCTACTCCCACGGCGGCTGGACCATTCTCGACGCGCTGTCCTACGACGGCAGTGCCGGCCACGGCTTCCCCGCCACCGGCAAGGATGCGCTGACCGGCGTGCGCGGCGTGATCGCCTACTACCCCTACTGCGGCTTCCCCGCCCACCTGCGCGAGGGACGCGGCCACATCGCACCGGTGCTGATGTTCCTCGGCGGCAAGGACCACATCACCGACCACGAACAATGCCTCGCGGCCCTCGACAGCCTCGACGGCGCCCGCCTGGAGCTGGTGCAGTACGGCGACGCCGACCATGTCTTCGACCAGCGAAGTGACCTGAATACCTACCAACCCGGGCCGGCCGAGGATGCCCAACGGCGCGCCCTGGCATTCCTGCACGAAAACCTCGGGCCGGCCCAATGAACTGGAGATGTCCATGACCAAGAAAGTTGCCGTGATCCTGTCCGGCTGTGGCGTATATGACGGCGCGGAGATCCACGAGAGTGTGATCACCCTGCTGCGCCTGGACCAGCGCGGTGCCAAGGTCCAGTGCTTCGCGCCGAACATCGCGCAGCACCACGTGATCAACCACACCACCGGCGAAGAGATGCCGGAAAGCCGCAACGTGCTGGTGGAATCGGCGCGCATCGCCCGTGGCGAGATCCTCGACGTGCGTGAACTGGCCGCCGCCGATTTCGACGCGCTGATCGTCCCCGGCGGTTTCGGCGCGGCGAAGAACCTCTCCGACTTCGCCATCAGCGGTGCCAACTGCACCGTGCAGCCCGACGTGCTGGCCGCCGCCCGCGCCTTCGCCGCAGCCGGCAAGCCGGTTGGCCTGATCTGCATCGCCCCGGCCCTGGCCGCCAAGATCTATGGCGAAGGCGTGACCTGCACCATCGGCAACGATGCCGGCACCGCCGCCGCCCTGGCAGAAATGGGTGCCGCCCATGTGGAGTGCGTGGTGGGTGAAATAGTCGAAGACGAGAAGCGCAAGCTGGTGACCACCCCGGCCTACATGCTGGCGCAATCGATCAGCGAAGCCGCCGGCGGCATCTACAAGCTGGTGGACCGGGTACTGGAACTGACCCACTGATGCCCCTGGGCGGGCGGCGCCAGCCGCCCGCTGCGTGTCGATCAGGACAATCCACCCGACTCTCCCGCCGTCCCCCTGGCACTCGGGCCATTTCTCCGGCAGCGTCACTGCATCGATGCTCCCAGGAGGCGCCATGAGCCAGACCGATTTCGTCCTCACCCCCGAACTGCAGCAGGCCGTCGCCAGCTTCTTCGAACGCATTCCCTTCAACCGCGTGCTCGGCATCCAGCTCGGTGAGATGAGCACGGAGCAGGTGGTGATGCACCTGCCCATGAAGGACGAACTGGTGGGCAACTTCGTCCACGGCATCCTTCACGGCGGGGTGATTTCCAGCCTGCTGGACGTGGTGGGCGGCGCGATGGCGCTGATCGGCGCCTTCGAGCGCCACCAACACTTATCCACAAGCGAACGCATGACGCGGCTGTCCAAGCTCGGCACCATCGACCTGCGCATCGACTACCTGCGCCCCGGTCGTGGCCAGCACTTCACCGCCACCGCCGTCCTGTTGCGCTCGGGCAACAAGGTGGCCGTGGTGCGCTCGGAACTCCACGCCGACGACGGCACCCTGGTGGCCGTCGGTACCGGCACCTACCTCTGCGGCTGAGCCGCCTCAGCCCCGACTCAAGCGGGTGAGCAAGCGGTCCAGGGCATTGGCGAAGGCCTGCCGCTCGCGCTCGCCATAGGCCGCCTGGCCGCCGCCCACCTGGCCCTGCTCACGCAGGTCGGTGAACAGGTTGCGCACCGCCAGGCGCTCGCCCATGTTGCGCTCGTCGAACTCGTTGCCCCGTGGGTCGAGGGCCGCGACCCCCTTCTTCACCAGGCGGTCGGCCAGGGGCACGTCGCTGCAGATCACCAGTTCGCCGGGCACGGCGTGCTCCACCAGGTAGTCGTCGGCCGCGTCCGGGCCGCTGGGGACCACCACCAGGCGCACGCAGGCGAAGGCCGGCTTGACCTGGCTTTGCCCGGCCACCAGCACCACCTCGAACTTGCGCTTCAAGGCGAACTTGATCACCTGGTCCTTGGCCGCCCGGGGGCAGGCGTCGGCATCGATCCAGACACGCATGGCGCTGGCCTCCTGATAAGAAAAAGGGCGAGGAGTCTACACCCCTCGCCCCGTTTTCAGGCCTGCGCCGAACTGCGTTCGCGCAGCCAACTGCGGCCGTAGAGCAAGGCGATAGCCAGCAGTGCCAGGGCCTGGGCCGACAGCGTGTAGGCATCGGGGTGGATGCCCAGCCAATCGAACTCGACGAAGGGTACCGGGCGGGTGCCGATCACGCCGGCTTCCTGCAGCGCGGCCACGCCATGGCCGGCGAACACCACCGACAGGGCGCAGAGCAGGATGGCGTTGGCAGTGAAGAAGGTGCCCAGGGGCAGCCTCGCCGAGCCGCGCAGGATGACCCAGGCCAGGCCCACCAGCAGCACCAGTGCCGTCACCGCGCCGGCGATGACCATGCTGTGGCCGGCGGGGCCTGCCTGCAGCCAGAGGGTCTCGTAGAACAGGATGACTTCGAACAGCTCGCGGTACACCGAGAAGAACGCCAGGGTGGCGAAGCCGAAGCGGCCGCTGCTGCTGATCAGGTGATCCTTGATGTAGCTCTGCCAGGCGGCGGCGTGGCGGCGGTCGTGCATCCACACGCCGAGCCAGAGCACCATCACGCAGGCGAACAGCGCGGTGAAGCCTTCCATCAGCTCGCGCTGGGCGCCACCGACATCGATCAGGTAGGCAGCCACCGCCCAGGTGGCGAAACCGGCGACTATCGCCAGGCCCCAGCCGACGTGGACGCCGCGTACAGCATGCTCCTGGCCGGTCTTGCGCAGGAAGGCGAGGATCGCCGCCAGCACCAGGATCGCTTCCAGGCCTTCGCGCAGCAGGATCAGCAGGCTGGAGATGAAGCTCAGCGAGCCGCTCAGTCCATCGCTGCCCAGCAGGTCGGCCGACTTGTCCAGCTCGACCTTGGCCTGCTCCAGCAGCTGCGCCGCCTTGGCCACCGGCTGGCGGTCCTGCAGGGCCTGCCGATAGGCCATCAGCGAGCGCTCGGTGGTCTTGCGCTGCGCGGCGTCGAGGTTGTCGAGGGAGCTTTCGACCAGCTCGAAGCCTTCGAGGTAGGCGGCCACGGAGAGGTCGTAGGCCTGGTCCGCGTCGCCATCACGGTAGGCCTTGAGGCTCTGCTCCAGGGTGGCGCGGGTATGCCCGATCAGCTCCTTCGGCCCGCGCTGCTGGATCGGCGGCTGGGCGCGCTGGGCGCGGAACAGCGCCTGGGTGGCGGCGCCCTGGCTGGCACCGACCTCTTCCGGGGTGCGGCCGGCCAGCTCGCCGAGCGAGATGGGCTCGCCCTTCACCGCGGGGTCGGCGCTGAAGCCGGCGATGTAGCTGGCCAGGTCCCAGCGCTGGCGATCATCCAGCTGGTCGGCGAAGGCCGGCATATCGGTGCCTTCGACGCCCAGGCCAAGAGTGTTGTAGAGGTCGTAGAGGCTCATGCGGTCCATCCGCGCCTGGTCGCGCAGGTTGGCCGGTGGCGGCTCCAGGCCCATGCCGGCAGGGCCGTCGCCGGCGCCGGCGTCGCCGTGGCAGACGCTGCAATGCTGGGCATAGAGCGGTGCGCCACGGGCGGGATCAGGGGTGATGAGGGGGGCCTGGCTGACCTCGTAGGTCGCCGCCAGCCGGGTGGCCAGCTGGCGCGCCTGGCGGGCCACGCTGGCACCGTCCTGCTTGGCTTCGACCGCCTGGTGCAGGCTGGCGACGCCGGCCTCCAGGTCTTTCTGGCCGTCGCGAGCAGGCAGGGCGACGATCAGGCCCTGCAGCGCGCCGAGGAATTCGATCTGTTCACGGTACTCGCTGGTGTCGACGACCTTGCCGTCGACCACGGTGGCCGGGTAATCCGCGCCGATGTAACTGAGCAGGTGCAGCGCCTGGGCGGCGCCTTCGGCCGGGTCGGCCAGCAGATTGAAACTGCAGAGCGCGATCAGCGGCATGAAAAGCCAGCTGAGCAATCTGGGAATGGGGAACATGAGTCAATCTCAAATGAGAATGGGGAAACGAATTGTTACCTTACTAACGATTCAGCTCAACCCCAGATGACTCCCCGGCGTGCGGCAGCTTGCCTCACACCTTGGCTGCAAGCCCCGTGGGAACTGGGCTGCAGCCGAAACGTAAATTACCTGTGAAGGACCGCGCGAAGCGGATTTCCGACGGGAAGAACCCCGCCGACGATCACACCGGCGCGCGACGCACCGTGGCCAGAAGCGCGGCGGCACCGACGAACAGGGCGGCGAAGCTGCGGTTCATCACCCGCTGCTGACGCGGGGTGCGCAGCAGGCGCAGGACTCGGGCGGCCAGGCCGGTGTAGCCCGCCATGACGATGAGGTCGACGGTGATCATGGTCACGCCCATCACCAGGTATTGCTCCACCAGGGGCGCATGGGGATCGATGAACTGCGGCAGCACGGCGAGCATGAAGACGATCGCCTTGGGGTTGCTGAAGTTCACCAGGAAGCCGCGCAGCACCAGGGTCAGCGGCCGGCCGATGGGGCGCACGGCGGAATCGCTGGCCATGTCGCTGGGCAACGCCCGCCATTGCTTGACCGCGAGGTAGACCAGGTAGACCACGCCGAACCACTTGATCAGGCTGAAGGCAACGGCGGAGGTGGCCAGGATGGCGCCGACGCCGGCCGCGACGATGGCGATCTGCAGGGCCAGGCCGATCTGCAGGCCGAGGGCATTCCAGTAGCCACGCAGGAAACCGTACTGCAGGCCGGAAGACATGGAGGCGATGGCACCGGCACCCGGCGAGAGACTGATCACCCAGCAGGCAACCAGGAAAGCGAGCCAGGTCTGGAGCGCCATGGCAGATACCTCGGAAACGAAAAGGGGCGGGCCGCAGAGCCTACGCCTTAGTCCACGCGCTGCAAAGTACGGTCAGCGCCAGCGGCGCACGGGCTTCTGGAAGAACAGGCTGTTGGGCACCTGCACCAGCGCGCCATGGTTGCCTTCGACGGTGTCTTCGAGGGTGGTGTAGAACAGGTTGATGGCGATGACCCGGCCTTTCACACCCGGCTTGTCGGCGCTTTCCACCACCTCGACCAGGTCGCCGATGCGGAAGGACCCGAGGGAGAGGATCAGCACCGCGCAGAACATGTTGGAGAGCACGCTCCAGATGGCGAAGAAGGCCACCGCCGCCACGGCGGCGAAGCCGGTCAACGCGGCCCAGAGCACTTCGGCCGAGACGCCGAAGCGCTCCAGCACCAACATGAGGGCACTGCCGAGGATCATCCAGCGCAGCAGGCCGCGCAGGGGCAGCAGCAGCTCCGGGGGCAGCTGTGGATAGTGCCTGCCGAGACGCGTGATGCCACGGGTGACGATGCGCTGGACGACCCAGGCGAGCACCACGATGAGCAACAGCTGGCCTGCGCGGATCAGCGGTCCGCTCCAGGCGGTCAACAGCTCCAGGCTTTCCATCAGTCCGCGGCCTCCAGTTGCCGTTGCAGCTCCTCCAGGGTTTCCAGGGCCACCAGCCAGGCTTCTTCCAGCTCCGCCTCACGGCCTTTCAGGCGCGCCTGCTCGGCCAGCAGGTCGCGCAGCTCGTCCTTGCGCGCCGCCTCGTAGAGGGCGGAGTCGCCCAGGCGCTCCTCGATGGCGGCCAGCTGTTCGTGGACCTTGCCGAGGTCCTTCTCCAGCTTGTCGGCTTCCTTCTTGTGCGGGGCGAGTTGCTGGCGCAGCGCGGCGGCGGCCTGGCGCTGGGCACGCTTGTCGGTCTTGTCGGGATTGACCGCTGCGCTGGCCACCGGGGCCTGCCGCGCGCGGAAGTCCACCAGCCAGCGGGCGTAGTCGTCGAGGTCGCCGTCGAAGTCCTGCACGCGGCCGTCGGCCACCAGGAGGAATTCGTCGGTGGTGCTTTTCAGCAGGTGACGATCGTGGGACACCACCAGCACGGCACCGGCGAAGTCCTGCAGGGCCATGGTCAGCGCCAGGCGCATTTCCAGGTCGAGGTGGTTGGTCGGTTCGTCCAGCAGCAGCAGGTTGGGCTTCTGCCAGGCAATCAGCGCCAGGGCCAGGCGAGCCTTCTCGCCACCGGAGAAATTGGTCGCCGCCTCGTCGCAGCGATCGCCACGGAAGTCGAAGCCGCCGAGGAAGTCGCGCAGGGTCTGCTCGCGCTCGCCGGGCGCGATGCGCTGCAGGTGCAGCAGCGGGCTGGCCTTGGCGTCCAGGGCGTCCAGCTGGTGCTGGGCGAAGTAGCCGATGGCCAGGTTCTCACCGCGCGCAAGGCGCCCGCCGAGGGGATCGAGATCGCCGGAAAGGGTCTTGATCAGGGTCGACTTGCCGGCGCCGTTGGGGCCAAGCAGGCCGATCCGGGCGCCCGGGACCAACTGCAACTTGACCTGCTGCAGCACGGCCTTGTCGCCATAGCCGAGGCGGCCTTCGGACAGGTCCAGCAGCGGGCTGGAAACCTTGTCGGACTCGCGGAAGCTGAAGTCGAATGGAGAATCCACATGGGCCGGAGCCAATTCCTCGAGGCGCTCGAGCGCCTTGATGCGGCTCTGGGCCTGGCGTGCCTTGGTCGCCTGCGCCTTGAAGCGAGCGATGTACTTTTCCATGTGCGCACGCTGCGCCTGCTGTTTCTCGAAAGCCTGCTGCTGCTGCGCCAGGCGCTCGGCACGGGTGCGCTCGAAGGCCGAATAGCCTCCGCGGTAGAGCGTCAGCTTCTGCTGTTCGAGGTGCGCAATGTTGTCCACCACCGAATCGAGGAAGTCGCGGTCGTGGGAGATCAGCAACAGGGTGCCCGGATAACCCTTGAGCCAGTCTTCGAGCCAGAGGATGGCGTCGAGGTCGAGGTGGTTGGTGGGCTCGTCGAGCAGCAACAGCTCCGACGGGCACATCAATGCCTGGGCGAGGTTGAGGCGCATCCGCCAGCCACCGGAGAAGTCGCCGACGCGGCGGTCCATCTGCTCCGAGGTGAACCCGAGGCCGGCCAGCAGCTTGCGCGCACGGGCATCGGCCGTATAGCCATCGGCGCTGTCCAGCTCGATGTGCAGGCGGGCGATGGCCGTGCCGTCGTGGCCCGCCTCGGCGGCGGCCAGATCGCGCTGTACCTGGCGCAGGTGCTGGTCGCCGTCGAGCACGTAGTCCACGGCCAGGCGCTCGAGGTTGTCCACCTCCTGACGCATGTGGGCGATACGCCAGTTGGCGGGCAGCAGGCAGTCGCCGGCGTCCGGCCCCAGCTCGCCCCGCAGGAGGGCGAACAGGCTGGATTTGCCGGCGCCGTTGGCGCCGATGAGACCGACCTTCTGGCCGGCGTGCAGGGTCAGTTCAGCGCCTTCTAGCAGGCGCTGCGGACCACGCTGTAGAGTGAGATTTTGCAGTCGAATCATGATGGCGGCGGAGTTTATCAGCTTCGCCGTCCCGTCGCCCGAGGAGCACCATGCCTTCAGACCTGTGGACCTTCGCTGTGCACCTCTACGGCCTTCCCGGCGTTGAGCCGGCCTGCCTGCGCCTGCAGGATCAGGGGGCGGATGTCTGCCTGCTGCTAACCGGTTGCTGGCTGGGGCGGCGTGGCGTGGCCTTCGATTCCACGCGCCTGGACAGCCTACGCGCCGTCTGCGATCCCTGGCAGGAACAGGTGGTCGGCCCGCTGCGTGCGCTACGCCAGAACTGGCGCGTGCAGGCGCAGGGCGACCAGGCACTGGCCGGGTTGCGGGAGCAGATCAAGGCACTGGAACTGGAAGCCGAGCGCAAGCTGCTTGCGCGGCTTGAAGGCGCTGCCGACGGCTGGCCGGGGGGAGCTGGAGCGCAGGTCGAGGCCTGGCTGCAGGGCTGCTGCCCTGGGCTGGAAGAAACAGGCCGCGACGCGCTGGATCTGGTGCGCGACGCGGCCCTGGCGCTTTAGTTCGACGGCGAAGTCGGCGAAGCACCATTGCTGCTG is a genomic window of Pseudomonas resinovorans NBRC 106553 containing:
- the hemB gene encoding porphobilinogen synthase, yielding MSFTPANRLFPATRLRRNRRDDFSRRLVRENVLTVDDLILPVFVLDGENRREAVPSMPGVERLSIDLLLKEAEAWVELGIPALALFPVTPLEKKSLDGAEAWNPDGIAQRAIRALRERFPELGVISDVALDPFTTHGQDGILDDSGYVQNDITVDALVKQALSHAAAGAQVVAPSDMMDGRIQAIREALELADYPNVRIMAYSAKYASAYYGPFRDAVGSAANLGKGNKASYQMDPANSDEALHEVAADLAEGADMVMVKPGMPYLDIVRRVKDEFRVPTFVYQVSGEYAMHMAAIQNGWLSDAVILESLVAFKRAGADGILTYFAVRAAEMLKTGA
- a CDS encoding DedA family protein, whose amino-acid sequence is MLQQLLQDYGYFALFLGTFFEGETILVLAGFFAFRGYMDINAVVATAFFGSYAGDQLWYYMGRHKGRQILARKPRWQAMGDRALDHIRRHPDLWVLSFRFVYGLRTVMPVAIGLSGYPPLRYLILNGIGALIWALALGFAAYHFGAVLEGILGNLKRYELMVLGGLMIIGCILWLRRRLRNNGKGE
- a CDS encoding sterol desaturase family protein, coding for MNYVLYAVPFFFLLIGLELIADRWRGRSSYRTADALNSLSAGVLSTTSGLLTKVVGLLTYTFAWQQLALFELSAQSLWVWLGAFVFYDFCYYWNHRLGHERNVLWAAHSVHHQSEEYNLSTALRQTSTGFIFGWIFYLPMAIAGVPPLVFLSVGALNLLYQFWVHTRHVPKLGWFEWVFITPSNHRVHHAQNPVYMDRNYGGVFILWDRLFGTFQEELDEEPVIFGVTTPLASWNPIWANLQFYVQLWRDAARAASWWDKLRIWFMPTGWRPADVAARYPQAKPDLSRFCKFEVPLGLGQKWYAGVQFAGYVVAGTWLLGTGDTASLGGLLLAWGWMAFGLFAIGAWLENRPWARAVELLRLALNWPVFWAGAALGMLPMNALGWGLLALYSLVSLAALFGLPRREAALAV
- a CDS encoding dienelactone hydrolase family protein; protein product: MRKLLKPVLIALLLLTCAALLGLYPYRAALLPQTADLTVAEQRLAPHLSFFTPQDSGPFPTVLVFHGCSGQSPLFVRNVKSWLLQAGYAVMFVDSHAARGIKDWRPVCDGKRLWGNERAIDVYAALAVARENPAIDATRLALLGYSHGGWTILDALSYDGSAGHGFPATGKDALTGVRGVIAYYPYCGFPAHLREGRGHIAPVLMFLGGKDHITDHEQCLAALDSLDGARLELVQYGDADHVFDQRSDLNTYQPGPAEDAQRRALAFLHENLGPAQ
- the elbB gene encoding isoprenoid biosynthesis glyoxalase ElbB codes for the protein MTKKVAVILSGCGVYDGAEIHESVITLLRLDQRGAKVQCFAPNIAQHHVINHTTGEEMPESRNVLVESARIARGEILDVRELAAADFDALIVPGGFGAAKNLSDFAISGANCTVQPDVLAAARAFAAAGKPVGLICIAPALAAKIYGEGVTCTIGNDAGTAAALAEMGAAHVECVVGEIVEDEKRKLVTTPAYMLAQSISEAAGGIYKLVDRVLELTH
- a CDS encoding thioesterase family protein gives rise to the protein MSQTDFVLTPELQQAVASFFERIPFNRVLGIQLGEMSTEQVVMHLPMKDELVGNFVHGILHGGVISSLLDVVGGAMALIGAFERHQHLSTSERMTRLSKLGTIDLRIDYLRPGRGQHFTATAVLLRSGNKVAVVRSELHADDGTLVAVGTGTYLCG
- a CDS encoding YaiI/YqxD family protein codes for the protein MRVWIDADACPRAAKDQVIKFALKRKFEVVLVAGQSQVKPAFACVRLVVVPSGPDAADDYLVEHAVPGELVICSDVPLADRLVKKGVAALDPRGNEFDERNMGERLAVRNLFTDLREQGQVGGGQAAYGERERQAFANALDRLLTRLSRG
- a CDS encoding FTR1 family protein yields the protein MFPIPRLLSWLFMPLIALCSFNLLADPAEGAAQALHLLSYIGADYPATVVDGKVVDTSEYREQIEFLGALQGLIVALPARDGQKDLEAGVASLHQAVEAKQDGASVARQARQLATRLAATYEVSQAPLITPDPARGAPLYAQHCSVCHGDAGAGDGPAGMGLEPPPANLRDQARMDRMSLYDLYNTLGLGVEGTDMPAFADQLDDRQRWDLASYIAGFSADPAVKGEPISLGELAGRTPEEVGASQGAATQALFRAQRAQPPIQQRGPKELIGHTRATLEQSLKAYRDGDADQAYDLSVAAYLEGFELVESSLDNLDAAQRKTTERSLMAYRQALQDRQPVAKAAQLLEQAKVELDKSADLLGSDGLSGSLSFISSLLILLREGLEAILVLAAILAFLRKTGQEHAVRGVHVGWGLAIVAGFATWAVAAYLIDVGGAQRELMEGFTALFACVMVLWLGVWMHDRRHAAAWQSYIKDHLISSSGRFGFATLAFFSVYRELFEVILFYETLWLQAGPAGHSMVIAGAVTALVLLVGLAWVILRGSARLPLGTFFTANAILLCALSVVFAGHGVAALQEAGVIGTRPVPFVEFDWLGIHPDAYTLSAQALALLAIALLYGRSWLRERSSAQA
- the rhtB gene encoding homoserine/homoserine lactone efflux protein is translated as MALQTWLAFLVACWVISLSPGAGAIASMSSGLQYGFLRGYWNALGLQIGLALQIAIVAAGVGAILATSAVAFSLIKWFGVVYLVYLAVKQWRALPSDMASDSAVRPIGRPLTLVLRGFLVNFSNPKAIVFMLAVLPQFIDPHAPLVEQYLVMGVTMITVDLIVMAGYTGLAARVLRLLRTPRQQRVMNRSFAALFVGAAALLATVRRAPV
- a CDS encoding mechanosensitive ion channel family protein, yielding MESLELLTAWSGPLIRAGQLLLIVVLAWVVQRIVTRGITRLGRHYPQLPPELLLPLRGLLRWMILGSALMLVLERFGVSAEVLWAALTGFAAVAAVAFFAIWSVLSNMFCAVLILSLGSFRIGDLVEVVESADKPGVKGRVIAINLFYTTLEDTVEGNHGALVQVPNSLFFQKPVRRWR